A segment of the Leptolyngbya sp. NIES-3755 genome:
TTTGATTCAGAAGTATCAACTGGCGCTACAAAAACCGGGAGCGATCGGAGCGGCGATGAATTACTATCGTCAATTATTTTTGCCGGGGCATTGGGTTCGCGATTGGGTGCGATCGCCCGATCCGATTTCTGCTCCGACTCTGGTTCTGTGGGGTGATGAAGATTCGATTCTGAGTCCGAAATTGATGGACGGGATCGAGCATTGGATCACGGCTCCCTTCAAGTTCAAACTGATCCCGCACTGTGGACATTGGATTCAGCAGGAAGCACCACAAACCGTAAATCGAGAACTAATCGAATTTCTGAGAAGTCCAGCCTGGGCTTAACGAATAAACTGCAACAGGTCGAATTCTTGGCGAATGTCGAGAAGAGTTCGATCGAGTAATGGCTCAAATTCCAAAAATGGGACGAGCTTTTGACGGTTACGAGTTCTGAACCAAATTGAAATCAGTTCTGGCATCAATATAGGAATTGTTCGTAACACGATTCCATAGAGCCACAATTCGCCTTTTTCTTTAATCAAATCCGCATACATTACATCAACCGCAGGCGAATTTTTCATCTTTAAATACGTCCGAAACGTGCACTCGCTCGTCCACCAAAACAGCGGCAAAATTTTAAGCTCATCGTACATTCCGGTATCACAGCCATAGATCACGTGCCCAACATCATGAGCCAGTAGAATCTTGCCAAAGTCAGGCGGTTGAGTTTCTGGTGGCGTAACGTGCGGATTGATCGCATAGTATTCTTCTAGCCCTTCTCGAAGCGTTTGAGTACTATTTCTATCCATGTAGCGGGGGAGCGATGTTTGACTCATCTTATTTTCGATACGACCCTGTTTCGTAATATTAGCATTTATGAATGAGACGAATAAGAAATTGCTGGGTAGACCTCGTAGCGCACGATCGCATCAAGCAATATTGCAAGCAGCGCTAGAACTCTTAGGCGAAGTTGGCTATGAAGCGATGAGCATTGAAGCGATCGCGGCTCGTGCAGGAGTTGGTAAAACCACGATCTATCGGCGGTATGCGTCCAAAGAAGAACTTGTTGCAGACGCGATCGAGCAAATTCGCGAAGAAATCCTCATTCCCGATACTGGAAACTTACGAAGTGATCTAGATGCGTTAATCGAAAATGCGGCTCGAATTAGCTTAACTCCGTTGGGAAAGCAAGCGATCGCGATGATTCTCAGTAGTGCTGCCAGCAATTCTCAATTCGCACAGATTTATTGGACAAAATATCTTTCTCCTCGTCGTCAAGCCTTTGCGATCGTGCTAGAACGGGCAAAAGCAAGAAATGAAATTTCTCCGACCTTGGATGCTGATTTAGTGTTCGATTCGATGAGCGGAATCATGTTGTATGCGCTGCTGTTCCCGGTCGCGGAATCCTGGAGAGATTATGTTCGTCGCGCTCTAGGGCTGATGTTGAATTTAGATCCCTCTACAAACAATTAACCGCTTGACAAGTCGAAGTCATTCCGAGTACGATTTAGGAAATTAATGACTCAGCAGAGAAACGTGTTTATGTTAACCAATCGAGAAGGACAAAGAGTTCCAAACGTTACGTTTCGCACTCGCGAAAACAATGAGTGGGTCAGCATCACCACACACGAATTATTTTCAGGGAAAACAGTGATCGTGTTCTCGCTGCCGGGAGCATTCACGCCAACCTGTTCATCAACGCACGTTCCAGGGTACAACGAACTCGCAAAAGTGTTCAAAGCAAATGGTGTGGATGACATTATCTGCATCTCTGTAAATGATGCGTTTGTCATGAACGAATGGTGCAAAGATCAACAAGCCGACAACGTTCGGATGATTCCTGACGGAAATGGGGAATTCACCGACGAGATGGGAATGTTGGTCGATAAAACCGATCTTGGATTTGGAAAGCGATCGTGGCGCTATTCGATGCTGGTGAAAGATGGCACGATCGAGAAAATGTTTATCGAACCGGATGAGCCAGGTGATCCATTCAAAGTGTCGGATGCCGATACGATGTTGAAATACATCAACGAAACCGCAGAGAAGCCGAAAGCCATTTCATTGTTCACGAAAATTGGATGTCCGTTCTGTGCAAGAGCAAAACAGATGTTGAGTGAGCATGAACTTGACTATGAGGAACTTGTTTTGGGTCGGGATGCAAGTCCTCGTACCTTACGAGCGGTAACGGGAGCGACGACAGTTCCTCAAGTATTCGTGGATGGAACGCTGATTGGTGGTTCTGAAGCCCTAGCAGCGTATTTGGGAGAAGCGGCTTAGAGGGTCGCTCTTTTCAAATCTGATGCCTTCGCGAATCGCATTCATCGGGTTATCATTCATCGGGTTATCTATGTGGCAGGTCTTAAAGCTCTAGCTCACTGCCACAACCTCTACCGACTGAGACATCGCTTCCTTGAGCGCACTAATCAGAACGGTTTCTTGATACGGCTTCGTCAGATATGCCGCCGCCCCTAATGCACTCGCCACCTGTCGATGCTTCTGGCTATTGCGAGAAGTCAACATAATCACCGGAAGTGCTGCCTCGCCCAACTCCCGTCGATACTGACTCAAAAACTCAAATCCATTCATTTTGGGCATTTCTACATCACAGAAAATTGCTCGAATCTCTGTATTTCTCTGCTGTACCTGCAACAGAGCTTCTTTCCCATTCTGAGCGTGAATAACTTCATAACCTGCTTTCTTTAACGTGGCTGCCAGTGCTTGTCGAGCCGTCATCGAATCATCCACCACTAAAATCGTCTCAGTCACTCTTTCTCCGATCTCAGGCGTTGAAAGCGGTTCTATCTCTTCCCAACTCCAAGCAGTTTCATACCCTTCCCGATGGTGTTGAACTAACGCCTGTCCATCCATCACCGGAACCAGCGATCCATCTCCCAAAATCGTACACCCGTACAAGTAAGGCGGCGGCAAAATCAATGATCCAAACGGTTTAATCACTAATTCTTGCTGTTGCAGGATCTGATCGATCGGAAGCGCGACCATTTCCGTTTCGCCCGCAATCAACAGCAAAGGAATCGTTCCATCCTGCGGCATTGGAATTCCCGATCGACTCACTCGATTGCGTCTCATCAATGGATAGTGCTGCGAGAGTGAATCCTTCGAGTACACCGGAACTGCCTGATTTTGCCAGCGGTAGACAACTTGATCATCATCTTGCTCAAACTCTTCTAGTCGGGCAGCAACGATCGCAATTAAACTATCCACTGGAATCGCCATCTGATGCGAATCGATGCTAAACACGAGCAATTCTGCGATCGTCAAAGTCAACGGGAACCGCAAGATAAAACTCGTTCCTTTCCCAACTTCTGATGTGATACTAATCGAGCCTTTCAAGCTACGAATCTGCGCCATCACTGCATCCAATCCGACACCGCGCCCAGAAAGTTCACTCACCTCTGCCGCTGTCGAAAAGCCTGGACTAAACAGAAACTCATACAATCGCTCTTTAGGCAAGATTGCGGCTGTCTCTTCAGAAATCAGCTTTTGTGCGATCGCTTTTGCTCGAACTCGATCAACATTGATCCCGCCCCCATCGTCGCAAACTTCAAGGTACGTTTGATTGCCTCGATGATACGCTCGAACCTCGATCGTTGCTTCAGCAGGTTTACCCGCCGCTCGTCGCGCCTCTGGCAATTCAATGCCATGATCAAACGCATTTCGCACGAGATGAACCAACGGATCAAACAACCGTTCCAGCACTGATTTATCCACCAGCGTCGAAGTTCCGCTAATCTTAAAGCTCACTTGCTTGTCATACTTGGCTGATAAATCCCGAATCATCCGAGGGAATCGCTGCAAAATATCCCCGATCGGGAACATCCGAGCGCGTAATAGCTGATTCCGAACCTGTTTCAATGTCCGCTGCTTTTGCCGCTGTAACTGGTGTCCCTGCTGGGAAATCAGTGTAACATCACGAATCGCTTCTCCAAGTTGTGCAGTCTCTTCGATCAACTCCTGCGCCATTAAGTGCAATCGATTGTACGAATCCATTTGCAAGGGATCAAATTGAGCACTGAAAGCACTATTTTGAGCAGTGTGATGAAACCCAGATTGAGCAAAAGCTTGCCACTGCACTGTAGAACGCTGATTATAATCTGTCCAATCTTGTAGATCTTTCGCCACTTGTTCTACATGAGTCAATCGTCTTGTTACCGCTGCAATAATGTTCTGAAGTTGCTGATTTTGCAGCACAGCACTACTTTCTTCTGTGACCAATTCGCCGATTAAGTTATTAATCTTTTCGAGCCGATGTAGATCAATTTTGATTGTGCCCGAAATATAAGGTGCTTGTGGAGTCGTTGCAGTTCTAGGCTTCGGTTCTACCTGAGGTTTTTGAACATACGACGAGAAATCGATCGCTGTTTCTTCAGGCTTAACGATCGATTCCGTTTCATCCTTATGCAACGGTAACTCAGGCTTACTCTTCTCAGAAGCTTTTAGTTCTTCCGCAAGTGCAGAGATCTCAGCAAAAGCATCATCAATGTCTGAATAATCTGCTGGTGTTTCCTCAGAAAATAGCGTCTCTAATCCTTCTAAATCAACTGGAGATTCTTCGAGCGTATATTCTGATAATTCTGCCTCTAAGTCTTCAAAAACCTGCTCAGATAAGTCGTCCTGTGGAGAAGAACTGTCCTTTTGCTGAGCATCCCCAAAGATTGCTTCTAAATCCGAGGCGTTCATGCTCACTGCTGATTCAGTTGATTCAGGCAGTTCCGCGATCGCTTCTTGAGAAAACCCTAATAGCGCTGGACTAGGCATTCCGCCCTGCACTCGATCGCCCGCTAAAATTGCAGTCTGCGCCGCCCGAAAATCTGCAAGTGCAATATGTCCAATCAGCAGAAAATTCTGTGGCTGTTGAATCAGGGCATCTAAAGTCGCTCTTGCGATCGCGACAAATCCTGGCAAGTTAACAAGCTGTCCAACCCCAAAAAATACTTCAGCTTGAGCGCGAATTTCTCCTGCAACCTGCTCTGTATCAGGACTTGCTAAAACCCGATCGAGTCGCGCTAGTGCATGAGTGACATCTCCAGTAAAGATCTCATGAACAACATCAATTCCCAATTCAGCCGCAGTTGGCAGTTTATATTCACCTCTGAGGGCATCTCCAAGCCGCGTTTCTAATTTCTCAAAGATTGGATTCGCGATCGCAACTGCCGAATCAGCATCGTGTTTTCCTGTCTCAATCTCCTGCATCAATGGTGATCGTAGTGCATCGTAGGCTTGCAACAAGAGATCTTCCAAACTTAGATCTAGTTCGACTTCCTGATGATAGAGCGCTCGAAATACATTCTCTAATCGATGTGCGATCGCTTGGATACTATCCAGTCCTACTCCAGCGGCTCCTCCTTTAATCGAGTGTGCCGCTCTCATCAACGTGTGAACCTTGGGAATATCACGTGACTCGCGCAAGTCCAGGATTCCTGCTTCTAAGAGATGCAAAAACTCCTGTGCTTCTTGCACAAAGAACTCATACGCTTGGTCACGAATTGCAGCATCCAGATCGAGCATAGGGCTATTTCACCTTGAATTGAGCCACGCTAACTTGAAGTTCTTGCGCGACCTGTAGCAAATGATTGAAGGATTCCGCCACAGTCTCGGACTTCTTGGAAGTGTCTTCTGCGATCGCAGCCACTTGTTCCATTGTCTGACTCACTGTAACGGAGGTTTGAGTTTGCACAGTCGCAGCTTGAGAAATCTCTCGAACTAATTGATTGATTTCTGTACTCACCTGGCTAATCTGACTCAGTTGGCGACGAGATTCTTCCACAAGCTGTGTTCCCGTAACGACTTGATCAGTTCCCGCTTCCATTGCAGCCACTACATCACCTGTTTGTTTCTGAATCTCTTCAACCAGTTGTTCAATTTCCTCAGTTGCAGTCGCGGATTGTTGTGCGAGTGTGCGAACTTCTTCTGCGACCACAGCAAAACCTTCCCCTTCTTCACCCGCTCTTGCAGCCTCGATCGACGCATTCAGAGCCAGCAAATTCGTCTGTGCTGCAAAGCCATTAATCAGACTGACTACCCGCGAAATTTTCTGCGAAGCTTCTCCAAGTCGCTTCACTTTCTTAGCGGTTTCTGCCACCGTTTCCCGAATTGCAGAAATTCCAGAAACAGTGCGATTCATTGCTTCGTCTCCCGCTTGAAGCGTTTGAGCCGCAATTTGAACACTTGTTTCTGCTTGTTTCGCCCGTTGAGATACACCTTGAATCGACTCAACCATTGCTTGAATCTGTCCAAGTGCCTCACTCACAGCCGACATCTGGTGTTTCGCTTCTCCAGATAAAGCACCGATCGCAGATTCATTTCCTGAAGCCGTTTCTGCCACAGATTTCGATGCTGTTTGGACTTGTTCTACGATTTGTCTGAGCGATGTGATGATTGTGTTATACGAATCGGCGATCGTTCCAACTTCATCGGGTGTAACTTTTGCCCGAATTGTCAAATCTCCTTTACAAACAGGCTCAACTTCAGTCAAAAGCTCCAATGCCCGCCGTTGTAAAAATTCACGCTGTTGACGTTGTTCTTCTGCCTTTGCATCCGCTTCTTGACGGGCTTCCTGACGCGCTTTCTCTGTGTACTCCAGCAACCCTGCCTGATCCAGTGCAAACCCTAGTTGAATGGCAAGTTGCGTAAACAAATCAATGTCTTCAGGTTCCCATTCTCGCGCTCCAGAACATTGATGAGCACAGAGCAATCCGATCAATTCTCCGTTTTGTAGAATCGGTGCGACAATACTTGCCCGAATCTGGAAGCCTTCCAAAATATCTTTGTGACAGTCGGTTAGTCCTTCTGCGTAGATGTCATTCATCGCCCGGACTCGACCATTCCGATATCGCTCAATCAAGCCCTCCCGGAATGGATCAGTAACCACTTCGCCTAAAGTCTTACGCCAACCTGCTGCGACCGATTCCGCCACGGGAGCGTGTCACCTTCTGAGGAGAAAAATGAGAATAAAGGAAACCGATTCCTGAAGAGGTTCCCGCGATGACTCCTGAAGACCAACAAGCGCTGAATGCCCATGTTCAAGCGATTGCAAAAATCTTGTACAACGATGCTGACAAAAGCCAGATAACGAATTTGGCAGAAATCGAAGCGATGGTGCGAACTCAAGTGCAACAGCACGTCACACCAGGATTAGGGAGTTTTTTATCACAGCAGTTACCGCCACAACTGAAGGCTACCCGCGACGGTTGAAAAGTATCTTAGGAGAACTGCAATTGACGAGTGAACAAGCGACACGATTAGGGGTATCTGCGAGAAGCCAAATGAGTCCTTACTTGGAAGCGTGCTGTTTGAGAGCGAGTGCAACGGTTTCCTATGCCCGCGCAGAACGAGACATCGCGGTGTATACAGGAATGCGCGTCAGCGCCAAAACGCAACAACGATTAGTCCAGCGACAACCGTGGGAAGAACTTGAACCCGAAGCGCCAGAGCCGATTCTGGAAATCAGTATTGATGGCGGCAATGTGAAGTTAACCAGTGGCACTCAAGACGAACCGGACTGGCGACAGTACAAAGCCGTTCGCATCAATGGCAAGGGAGAAAGTCGAGCTTGGTTTCAGGACAATGAGGCATTGGTCGCAACAGTGAGCGCGCGTCCGATGGCAGAGGTCGTTGTCTGTCTGGGCGATGGACACGACGGCATCTGGAACTTGCATCAGCAGATCGTCGCGTTGAGCGAGCAACGGATTGAGATTCTCGATTGGTATCATCTCAAGGAGAACTTGTTCAAGTTATCGAGCGACGAAATCGACCGAGAACAGATAGAAGCTCAGTTATGGAAAGGAGATGTGAGCGCTGCTCTAGCCCAATTAGCGGCGTGTCCCTCCGATGAGGCAGAGCGGTTTTGCAACTATCTGCTGAAGCATCAACATCGGATTGTGAACTACGACTACTACGCGGCTGAGGAGCTATGTTCGATTGGGTCAGGAGCCGTGGAATCGTTGGTCAAACAAATTGATCAACGGTTGCAGATTGTTGGAGGTCGGTGGAAAGCGGAGCATATTCCGAAAGTGCTGGCACAACGCTGTGCTTATCTCAATGAGCAACTGAATCCCACGACATCTATTCTCTCAAGAAGGTGACACGCTCCCTTCCGCCACGATCGTGCCATTCCAATCATCATGGAAGCGATAGGCAATTACTCGATCGGTGTTTAGAGCGTACCGTAGTTCACTCACCGTGGTATTGAGAACACCATCTTGAGTCATCGATCGACGCATATTTCCGACAATCTCACTCAATAGGCGGGACTGTTCAGCACTTCGAGTTTGCTTTCTGAGTGTTGCTGCTTGATCGAGCGCAAACCCAAGCTGAATGGCTAACTTGGTGAAGAGATCGATTTCTTCTTCTTCCCACTTCCGAGGTTCAGAGCATTGATGAGCACAGAGCAATCCAATCAATTCACCATTTTGCAGAATTGGAGTTACGATACTGGCACGAATTTGGAAACCTTCTAAAATCTCCCGATGACAGTCTGTCAGTCCTTCTGCATAAATATCGTTCATGGCTCGGACTCGACCGTTCCGATATCGTTCGATCAAACCTTCTCGAAATGGATCATTCACAGTGCGACCGAGAATCTTTTCCCAACCTAGAGCAACAGACTCCGCAATGATGGTTCCATTCCAGTCGTCGTGGAAGCGATAGACAATCACCCGATCAGTGTGCAGTGCATAACGTAATTCGCTCACAGTCGTATTGAGAATGTCCTCTTCTTTTTGCGATCGCCGCATCGTATCAACAATCTCGTTCAATAAGCGCGATCGTTCTGCACTCCGAATCTGTTTTCTCAAAAGTGCTGCTTGATCCAATGCAAATCCTAATTGAGTCGAAAGCTTAGCAAACAAGTCTACATCTTCAGACTCCCACACTCTCGCTCCAGAACATTGATGAGCGCAAAGCAGTCCAATTAACTCCCCGTTTTGCACAATTGGAGCAACGATACTGGCACGAATCTGAAAGCCTGACAGAATCTCCCGATGACAGGCTGCAAGTTCTTCAGACTCCACATCATTCATCACTCGGACTCGACCATTTCGATATCGCTCAATCAAGCCCTCTCGGAATGGATCATTGACCTGTTCGCCAAGAATCTTCGCCCAACCTAAAGCAACGGACTCGGCAACAATCGTTCCTGTCCAATTCGATTCAAAGAAGTAAACAATCACACGATCGGTATTCAAGGCATAGCGCAATTCACTGACTGTGGTATTGAGGATGTCTTCTTCCTTGAGCGATTGCCGCATGTTGTCCACAATTTCGTTCAATAAGCGCGATCGTGCGGCACTCCGAGTTTGTTTCTGTAACAGTGTCGCTTGCTCTAGAACAAATCCCAACTGAGAAGATAGCTTTGTAAATAAATCAATGTCTTCCTCTTCCCATTTTCGTGCTCCAGAACATTCATGAGCGCACAATAGCCCAATCAGTTTCTCGTTCTGTAAAATCGGTGCGACGATACTAGCTCGAATCTGGAACCCTTCCAAAAGATCGCGATGGCAACGAGTTAGACCTGCTGCGTAAATATCATTCATGGCACGAACGCGACCATTGCGATATCGATCGATTAATCCCTCTCGAAATGGATCAGTGACCTTTTCGCCTAAAGTCTTCTTCCATCCAGCCCCAACGGATTCTGCAATGATTGTTCCGTTCCAATCATCATGAAATTCATACACAATTACCCGATCCGTGTTGAGAGCATACCGAAGCTCACTCACAGTCGTGTTGAGAATATCCTCCTGTTTGAGCGATTGCCGCATTCGTTCAACAATCTGGCTCAGAAGCTGCGATCGCTCACTCATTCGAGCTTGTTTTTGCTCTAGTTCTTTCTGTTTTCGTTGCAGATCTTGAACTTCACTTTCGACGAGTTGTGAGGCACGTTTGGTGCTGAAAATCGCGATCGCTGCAATCAATACAGCAGTAGAAAGCGTTCCTAACGCCAGCAAGATCACCAAACGGCGTTGAGCATCAATCACAGCTTGAGGATCAGATGCAGAAACAACTCCCCAATTTGGATTTGGCATTCCTGCAACGGGGACAGTTTTGGCAAACCCGATCGCGTACTCTCGTTCAGTAGGGTCTGAATTAATGCTTTGAAGTAGAGAAAGACCGTTCTGCAAATTTCCAGAAGCTAAAGCGCCGAGTTTGTCTGATGCTCGAAGCGGCTGAAGGGCTGTAAACTGAGTGTCAATATTCTGATTCACTTGACTTTTATCAGGTGCAAACAAAATCTTTCCTGTTGCATCAAAGATATAGTCTTGAGCGTTTGTGCGATCCAAAAGCGATTCTATCCGCTCTAAGGGAAGACGGGCTGTCATAATCGCGATCGTTTTTCCAGTGGTATCTTGGATGGGAGCAGCAAAGTGGAGGTGTGAATTCTCTGGGCTACTCATCGCTGAACGATTTGATTTGAGAACAGCTTGGAAATAATCCCGCGCCCTTATATTAGTGAGCGGTGTTGCACCTGTTTGAACAATCGGAGTTCCCGTCAAGTCAAAGATAGCAAGACTGTCGTACAGGTCATAGCTTTCTTTAAGTTGCTCTA
Coding sequences within it:
- a CDS encoding glutaredoxin domain protein region (similar to AA sequence:cyanobase_aa:LBDG_50380); translated protein: MTQQRNVFMLTNREGQRVPNVTFRTRENNEWVSITTHELFSGKTVIVFSLPGAFTPTCSSTHVPGYNELAKVFKANGVDDIICISVNDAFVMNEWCKDQQADNVRMIPDGNGEFTDEMGMLVDKTDLGFGKRSWRYSMLVKDGTIEKMFIEPDEPGDPFKVSDADTMLKYINETAEKPKAISLFTKIGCPFCARAKQMLSEHELDYEELVLGRDASPRTLRAVTGATTVPQVFVDGTLIGGSEALAAYLGEAA
- a CDS encoding transcriptional regulator, TetR family (similar to AA sequence:cyanobase_aa:Cyan7425_4348); this translates as MNETNKKLLGRPRSARSHQAILQAALELLGEVGYEAMSIEAIAARAGVGKTTIYRRYASKEELVADAIEQIREEILIPDTGNLRSDLDALIENAARISLTPLGKQAIAMILSSAASNSQFAQIYWTKYLSPRRQAFAIVLERAKARNEISPTLDADLVFDSMSGIMLYALLFPVAESWRDYVRRALGLMLNLDPSTNN
- a CDS encoding hypothetical protein (similar to AA sequence:cyanobase_aa:Cyan7425_5027), yielding MSPYLEACCLRASATVSYARAERDIAVYTGMRVSAKTQQRLVQRQPWEELEPEAPEPILEISIDGGNVKLTSGTQDEPDWRQYKAVRINGKGESRAWFQDNEALVATVSARPMAEVVVCLGDGHDGIWNLHQQIVALSEQRIEILDWYHLKENLFKLSSDEIDREQIEAQLWKGDVSAALAQLAACPSDEAERFCNYLLKHQHRIVNYDYYAAEELCSIGSGAVESLVKQIDQRLQIVGGRWKAEHIPKVLAQRCAYLNEQLNPTTSILSRR
- a CDS encoding unknown protein (similar to AA sequence:cyanobase_aa:asl7669), which encodes MTPEDQQALNAHVQAIAKILYNDADKSQITNLAEIEAMVRTQVQQHVTPGLGSFLSQQLPPQLKATRDG
- a CDS encoding methyl-accepting chemotaxis sensory transducer with GAF sensor (similar to AA sequence:cyanobase_aa:PCC7424_2782), yielding MAESVAAGWRKTLGEVVTDPFREGLIERYRNGRVRAMNDIYAEGLTDCHKDILEGFQIRASIVAPILQNGELIGLLCAHQCSGAREWEPEDIDLFTQLAIQLGFALDQAGLLEYTEKARQEARQEADAKAEEQRQQREFLQRRALELLTEVEPVCKGDLTIRAKVTPDEVGTIADSYNTIITSLRQIVEQVQTASKSVAETASGNESAIGALSGEAKHQMSAVSEALGQIQAMVESIQGVSQRAKQAETSVQIAAQTLQAGDEAMNRTVSGISAIRETVAETAKKVKRLGEASQKISRVVSLINGFAAQTNLLALNASIEAARAGEEGEGFAVVAEEVRTLAQQSATATEEIEQLVEEIQKQTGDVVAAMEAGTDQVVTGTQLVEESRRQLSQISQVSTEINQLVREISQAATVQTQTSVTVSQTMEQVAAIAEDTSKKSETVAESFNHLLQVAQELQVSVAQFKVK
- a CDS encoding putative GAF sensor protein (similar to AA sequence:cyanobase_aa:Npun_F1883) produces the protein MLSNGNSADQSNSASPQKLSPKNGALPKPPAPPPLRMDHQPAKRVTLSSTTKQTTQKFPLEWRQQITLKAIALGLLPVLVLGGLGYVSATRSITHDAAEAQKARSLQLSEKLSQFLSERHRDIETLASLPNFKTLRLRINNTAQDKILLEQLKESYDLYDSLAIFDLTGTPIVQTGATPLTNIRARDYFQAVLKSNRSAMSSPENSHLHFAAPIQDTTGKTIAIMTARLPLERIESLLDRTNAQDYIFDATGKILFAPDKSQVNQNIDTQFTALQPLRASDKLGALASGNLQNGLSLLQSINSDPTEREYAIGFAKTVPVAGMPNPNWGVVSASDPQAVIDAQRRLVILLALGTLSTAVLIAAIAIFSTKRASQLVESEVQDLQRKQKELEQKQARMSERSQLLSQIVERMRQSLKQEDILNTTVSELRYALNTDRVIVYEFHDDWNGTIIAESVGAGWKKTLGEKVTDPFREGLIDRYRNGRVRAMNDIYAAGLTRCHRDLLEGFQIRASIVAPILQNEKLIGLLCAHECSGARKWEEEDIDLFTKLSSQLGFVLEQATLLQKQTRSAARSRLLNEIVDNMRQSLKEEDILNTTVSELRYALNTDRVIVYFFESNWTGTIVAESVALGWAKILGEQVNDPFREGLIERYRNGRVRVMNDVESEELAACHREILSGFQIRASIVAPIVQNGELIGLLCAHQCSGARVWESEDVDLFAKLSTQLGFALDQAALLRKQIRSAERSRLLNEIVDTMRRSQKEEDILNTTVSELRYALHTDRVIVYRFHDDWNGTIIAESVALGWEKILGRTVNDPFREGLIERYRNGRVRAMNDIYAEGLTDCHREILEGFQIRASIVTPILQNGELIGLLCAHQCSEPRKWEEEEIDLFTKLAIQLGFALDQAATLRKQTRSAEQSRLLSEIVGNMRRSMTQDGVLNTTVSELRYALNTDRVIAYRFHDDWNGTIVAEGSVSPS
- a CDS encoding hypothetical protein (similar to AA sequence:cyanobase_aa:AM1_0572), which translates into the protein MSQTSLPRYMDRNSTQTLREGLEEYYAINPHVTPPETQPPDFGKILLAHDVGHVIYGCDTGMYDELKILPLFWWTSECTFRTYLKMKNSPAVDVMYADLIKEKGELWLYGIVLRTIPILMPELISIWFRTRNRQKLVPFLEFEPLLDRTLLDIRQEFDLLQFIR
- a CDS encoding CheA-like two-component hybrid sensor and regulator (similar to AA sequence:cyanobase_aa:cce_4190) encodes the protein MLDLDAAIRDQAYEFFVQEAQEFLHLLEAGILDLRESRDIPKVHTLMRAAHSIKGGAAGVGLDSIQAIAHRLENVFRALYHQEVELDLSLEDLLLQAYDALRSPLMQEIETGKHDADSAVAIANPIFEKLETRLGDALRGEYKLPTAAELGIDVVHEIFTGDVTHALARLDRVLASPDTEQVAGEIRAQAEVFFGVGQLVNLPGFVAIARATLDALIQQPQNFLLIGHIALADFRAAQTAILAGDRVQGGMPSPALLGFSQEAIAELPESTESAVSMNASDLEAIFGDAQQKDSSSPQDDLSEQVFEDLEAELSEYTLEESPVDLEGLETLFSEETPADYSDIDDAFAEISALAEELKASEKSKPELPLHKDETESIVKPEETAIDFSSYVQKPQVEPKPRTATTPQAPYISGTIKIDLHRLEKINNLIGELVTEESSAVLQNQQLQNIIAAVTRRLTHVEQVAKDLQDWTDYNQRSTVQWQAFAQSGFHHTAQNSAFSAQFDPLQMDSYNRLHLMAQELIEETAQLGEAIRDVTLISQQGHQLQRQKQRTLKQVRNQLLRARMFPIGDILQRFPRMIRDLSAKYDKQVSFKISGTSTLVDKSVLERLFDPLVHLVRNAFDHGIELPEARRAAGKPAEATIEVRAYHRGNQTYLEVCDDGGGINVDRVRAKAIAQKLISEETAAILPKERLYEFLFSPGFSTAAEVSELSGRGVGLDAVMAQIRSLKGSISITSEVGKGTSFILRFPLTLTIAELLVFSIDSHQMAIPVDSLIAIVAARLEEFEQDDDQVVYRWQNQAVPVYSKDSLSQHYPLMRRNRVSRSGIPMPQDGTIPLLLIAGETEMVALPIDQILQQQELVIKPFGSLILPPPYLYGCTILGDGSLVPVMDGQALVQHHREGYETAWSWEEIEPLSTPEIGERVTETILVVDDSMTARQALAATLKKAGYEVIHAQNGKEALLQVQQRNTEIRAIFCDVEMPKMNGFEFLSQYRRELGEAALPVIMLTSRNSQKHRQVASALGAAAYLTKPYQETVLISALKEAMSQSVEVVAVS